Proteins encoded by one window of Candidatus Pelagibacter giovannonii:
- the rpsF gene encoding 30S ribosomal protein S6: MNLYEHTIVARQDTSPAQVKQLTEKYSKIVEKNEGEIVQTEDWGLLNLAYIIKKNKKGIYMHFKIKGPGKIIDELEKNEAIDKNLLRYMTVKVKKFNLEAKYFSKKDEYEKKEYKKEYNRD; the protein is encoded by the coding sequence ATGAATTTATACGAACACACAATAGTTGCTAGACAAGATACTAGCCCAGCTCAAGTTAAACAATTAACTGAAAAATATTCTAAAATAGTTGAAAAAAATGAAGGAGAAATAGTACAAACTGAAGATTGGGGTTTGTTAAATTTAGCTTACATTATTAAAAAGAATAAAAAAGGCATCTATATGCACTTTAAGATTAAAGGTCCTGGAAAAATTATTGATGAATTAGAAAAAAATGAAGCAATTGATAAAAATCTTCTAAGATACATGACAGTTAAGGTTAAGAAATTTAATTTAGAAGCTAAATATTTTTCAAAAAAAGATGAGTATGAAAAAAAAGAATATAAAAAAGAATATAATAGAGACTAA
- the rpsR gene encoding 30S ribosomal protein S18 yields the protein MPSKKRAGNKKKGSQSNFAKLSIFQPNKYKFKKTCPLSAKGAPEVDYKNIRLLKKYMSENGKILPSRITNVSQKKQRELSLSIKRARNLALI from the coding sequence ATGCCATCAAAAAAAAGAGCAGGAAATAAAAAAAAAGGTAGTCAAAGTAACTTTGCAAAACTAAGTATTTTTCAACCTAATAAATATAAATTTAAAAAAACTTGCCCTTTATCTGCTAAAGGTGCTCCAGAAGTTGATTATAAAAACATCAGATTGTTAAAAAAATATATGTCTGAAAATGGTAAAATTTTACCATCAAGAATTACAAATGTTTCACAAAAAAAACAAAGAGAGCTTTCTCTGTCTATTAAGAGAGCTAGGAATTTGGCGTTAATTTAA
- the rplI gene encoding 50S ribosomal protein L9, protein MKVILLENLRRIGSIGEIIDVKRGFARNFLISNKKALYASKENIAEVEKIKSELSKKDSEKKKEAQKISEQINNKEYQIKKLSTENKELYGSVKPTEISKLILENDNLDIKPSMIQPITEIKSIGKFKVKIILHSEVDSEITINVVTADTIQ, encoded by the coding sequence ATGAAAGTTATACTTTTAGAAAACTTAAGAAGAATTGGATCTATTGGAGAGATCATAGATGTTAAAAGAGGATTTGCTAGAAACTTCTTAATATCAAATAAAAAAGCTCTTTATGCTTCAAAAGAAAATATTGCAGAAGTTGAAAAGATTAAATCTGAGCTAAGTAAAAAAGATTCTGAAAAGAAAAAAGAAGCTCAAAAAATTTCTGAACAAATTAACAATAAAGAGTATCAAATTAAGAAATTAAGTACTGAAAATAAAGAGCTTTATGGATCAGTTAAACCAACTGAAATTTCAAAACTGATATTAGAAAATGACAATCTAGATATTAAGCCTTCAATGATACAACCAATAACTGAAATCAAATCAATTGGTAAATTTAAGGTTAAGATTATTCTACACTCTGAAGTAGATTCTGAGATTACTATTAATGTAGTTACAGCTGATACTATTCAATAA
- a CDS encoding replicative DNA helicase, with protein MEKNLSLVKDTFKELPNNIDAEQAVIGSILVQNETFDEINTIVSSVNFYDPMHQSIFSAIESLIYKGMLANPITLKNYFENEKDELNVPEYLVKVTKFSTPPRQAIEYSRIIYDMFVRRELIKISENTIDAAKLNTLDVNGQNIIENSERLLFDLAEKGSFNSSLIKFDEAMKQTIEMASAAYQNDEGIVGVPTGLRDLDDRLGGLHNSDLIIIAGRPSMGKTALATNIAFNAAQKLQESGKKSAVAFFSLEMSSEQLSTRILAEQSRIKSNDIRRGRISDEQFDKFIETSKNISELPLYIDETPAISIAAMSNRARRIKRLFGLDLIVVDYIQLMRGSGNNRDGRVQEISEITQGLKAMAKELKLPVIALSQLSRAVEQRDDHKPQLSDLRESGSIEQDADVVMFVYREAYYLERKEPRPATVEHAEWQAKMNEVSNLAELIIGKQRHGPTGNVMVEFEAMFTKFKDTQIN; from the coding sequence ATGGAAAAGAATCTCAGCCTAGTTAAAGATACTTTTAAAGAACTTCCAAATAATATTGATGCTGAACAGGCTGTAATTGGATCAATATTAGTTCAAAATGAAACGTTTGATGAAATAAATACTATCGTTTCAAGTGTTAATTTTTATGACCCGATGCATCAAAGTATTTTTTCAGCAATTGAAAGCCTAATTTACAAAGGGATGCTTGCAAACCCCATAACTTTAAAAAATTATTTTGAAAATGAAAAGGACGAATTAAATGTTCCTGAATATTTAGTAAAAGTTACAAAATTTTCTACTCCTCCAAGACAAGCAATAGAATATTCAAGAATTATTTATGATATGTTTGTAAGACGTGAACTAATTAAGATATCTGAAAATACTATTGATGCTGCAAAACTAAATACACTTGATGTTAATGGCCAAAATATAATTGAAAATTCAGAAAGATTATTATTTGATCTTGCTGAAAAAGGCTCTTTCAATTCATCACTTATTAAATTTGATGAAGCGATGAAACAAACTATTGAAATGGCTTCAGCTGCTTATCAAAATGATGAAGGGATCGTTGGTGTTCCTACTGGTCTAAGAGACTTAGATGATAGACTGGGTGGGCTTCATAATTCAGATTTAATTATTATCGCGGGTAGACCTTCAATGGGTAAAACTGCTTTAGCAACAAATATAGCTTTTAATGCTGCTCAAAAACTACAAGAAAGTGGAAAAAAATCTGCAGTTGCTTTCTTCTCACTGGAGATGTCTTCTGAGCAATTATCAACTAGAATTTTAGCAGAACAATCTAGAATTAAATCAAACGATATAAGACGTGGAAGAATTTCTGATGAGCAATTTGATAAATTTATTGAGACTTCAAAGAATATTTCTGAACTTCCTTTATATATAGATGAAACACCAGCTATCAGTATCGCTGCTATGAGCAACAGAGCAAGACGTATTAAAAGATTATTTGGTTTAGATTTGATTGTTGTAGATTACATTCAATTGATGAGAGGATCTGGAAATAATAGAGATGGTAGAGTTCAAGAAATTTCCGAAATTACTCAAGGCCTTAAGGCAATGGCAAAAGAACTTAAACTTCCAGTGATAGCTCTATCACAGCTATCAAGAGCGGTAGAACAAAGAGATGATCATAAACCTCAGTTATCAGATTTAAGAGAATCTGGATCAATTGAACAAGATGCTGACGTTGTAATGTTTGTATATAGAGAGGCCTATTACTTAGAGAGAAAAGAACCTAGACCCGCAACTGTTGAGCATGCTGAATGGCAAGCAAAAATGAATGAGGTGTCAAATCTAGCAGAGCTTATTATTGGAAAACAAAGACACGGCCCAACGGGTAATGTTATGGTAGAATTTGAGGCAATGTTTACCAAATTTAAAGATACTCAAATTAACTAA
- a CDS encoding efflux RND transporter permease subunit yields MLSLFYQNIILKNPKSIFVLLLITLLSFGYFSKDFRLDASSDTLLIEGDPDLEYLKEVTERYGSKEFLILTYSPNEGMVTESSINNLLSLKYKIQSLDWVHSVITLLDIPLLNNSEAPLQERLESFKTLKDEDVDTERGFKEILNSPVFRNFVISEDGKTSGIIVYIKKDELKDIESKSTQEIEEYKDTLKKKNHENITQIREVIKTYGDVGKIYLGGIPMITDDMMSFIKSDIIVFGLGVLIFIIATLWFIFRKLIWIIVPISSCFFSVLIMTGLLGLLGWKVTVISSNFIALMLILTMAMNIHMSTRFLQLREDFQNLDNLKIITMTTSKMFWPIIYTVLTTICAFLSLVFSGIKPIIDFGWMMTLGLITSFIITFTLLPTLLSFMSNNKVKVKEDTDSKITSFFGKISINNKSIIFLVTGLVVALSVVGISKLEVENSFINYFNKNTEIYKGMKLIDEKLGGTTPLEVILKFPKNVAVESKEDDEFESWDDEGGKDDEKYWFTKDKIQKIQNVHNYLDNLPAVGKVLSFSSIIEVATQLNNNKPLGTLEMGVLYSKIPESIKKDIIDPYISIKDNEARISLRIIDSQDGLRRNDLINQINYDLENKLKLSEEEFKLAGVLILFNNLLQSLFKSQILTLGLVMVGIFAMFMILFRNFKLSLIGVVPNFIAAFFILGIIGLLGIPLDMMTITIAAITIGIAVDNSIHYIYRFKEEFLKNKDYNKTLKVCHSTVGVAILNTSITIVFGFSILVFSKFIPTIYFGVFTGLAMLLAMISVLTLLPSLILISKPFGK; encoded by the coding sequence ATGCTTTCTCTATTTTATCAAAATATTATTTTAAAAAATCCTAAATCAATTTTTGTACTACTATTAATTACCCTTTTAAGTTTTGGATATTTTTCTAAAGATTTTAGGCTAGATGCCTCATCTGATACTCTGTTAATCGAAGGGGACCCCGATCTTGAATATTTGAAAGAAGTTACTGAAAGATATGGCTCTAAAGAGTTTTTAATCTTAACTTATTCTCCTAATGAGGGAATGGTTACTGAATCTTCTATTAATAATCTTTTAAGTTTAAAATATAAAATTCAAAGTCTAGATTGGGTTCATAGCGTTATTACACTACTTGATATCCCTTTATTAAATAATTCAGAAGCACCTCTTCAAGAAAGACTAGAAAGTTTTAAAACTTTAAAAGATGAAGATGTCGATACTGAAAGAGGATTTAAAGAAATATTAAATAGTCCAGTTTTTAGAAATTTTGTAATAAGTGAAGATGGTAAAACAAGTGGCATAATTGTTTATATAAAAAAAGATGAACTAAAAGATATTGAAAGTAAATCAACTCAAGAAATTGAAGAATATAAAGATACTTTAAAAAAGAAAAATCATGAAAATATCACCCAAATAAGAGAGGTTATTAAAACCTATGGAGATGTTGGAAAAATATACTTAGGAGGTATTCCAATGATCACTGATGATATGATGTCATTTATTAAAAGTGATATTATTGTTTTTGGTCTAGGAGTTCTTATATTTATTATTGCTACTCTGTGGTTTATATTTAGAAAACTAATTTGGATTATTGTTCCAATTAGTAGCTGCTTTTTTTCAGTTTTAATTATGACAGGTCTACTTGGTCTTTTAGGCTGGAAGGTTACTGTTATATCCTCAAATTTTATTGCTCTAATGTTAATTCTAACTATGGCAATGAATATTCATATGAGTACCCGTTTTCTACAATTAAGAGAAGATTTTCAAAATTTAGATAATTTGAAAATTATTACAATGACAACTAGTAAGATGTTTTGGCCGATCATTTACACAGTACTTACAACTATATGTGCTTTTCTATCTTTAGTATTTAGTGGCATTAAACCTATTATCGATTTTGGATGGATGATGACTTTAGGATTGATAACTTCTTTTATCATTACATTCACTTTACTCCCTACTCTATTGAGCTTTATGTCTAACAATAAAGTAAAGGTTAAAGAAGATACAGATTCTAAAATTACTTCTTTTTTTGGTAAAATTTCTATTAACAACAAAAGTATAATTTTTTTAGTAACAGGTTTGGTTGTTGCCTTAAGTGTTGTTGGAATAAGTAAGCTTGAAGTTGAAAACAGTTTTATAAATTATTTTAATAAAAATACTGAGATCTACAAAGGCATGAAGCTTATTGATGAAAAACTAGGTGGCACTACACCTTTAGAAGTTATATTAAAATTTCCGAAGAATGTCGCTGTTGAGTCTAAGGAAGATGATGAGTTTGAAAGCTGGGATGATGAAGGTGGTAAAGATGATGAAAAATACTGGTTTACTAAAGATAAAATTCAAAAAATTCAAAATGTTCATAATTATTTAGATAATCTTCCTGCGGTTGGAAAAGTTTTATCATTTAGCTCAATCATTGAAGTTGCTACACAATTAAATAACAACAAACCCCTTGGAACCTTAGAAATGGGTGTTCTTTATTCAAAAATTCCAGAAAGTATAAAAAAAGATATTATAGATCCCTACATATCAATAAAAGATAATGAAGCTAGGATAAGTCTTAGAATTATTGACTCACAGGATGGTTTAAGAAGAAATGATTTAATAAACCAAATAAATTATGATCTTGAGAATAAATTAAAACTTAGCGAGGAAGAATTTAAACTAGCTGGTGTTTTAATCTTATTTAATAATTTACTCCAAAGTCTTTTTAAATCTCAAATACTAACATTGGGTTTGGTTATGGTTGGAATTTTTGCCATGTTTATGATTTTATTTAGAAATTTTAAACTATCACTTATTGGTGTTGTTCCTAATTTTATTGCAGCTTTCTTCATTTTAGGAATTATCGGTCTCCTTGGAATACCACTTGATATGATGACTATTACTATTGCAGCAATAACTATAGGTATAGCGGTAGATAATAGCATTCACTATATATATAGATTTAAAGAAGAGTTTTTAAAAAATAAAGATTACAATAAAACACTAAAAGTTTGTCACTCAACAGTGGGTGTTGCAATACTAAATACTTCAATAACTATTGTCTTTGGTTTTTCAATTCTTGTTTTTTCTAAATTTATACCAACAATTTACTTTGGTGTATTCACTGGTTTAGCAATGTTGCTTGCAATGATTTCTGTATTAACTTTGCTACCCTCTCTTATTTTAATAAGTAAACCATTCGGAAAATAA
- a CDS encoding CvpA family protein, giving the protein MLEALKDFYQVVSLIDLIFIIITIFSVIKCYSKGFVLSLLSASKWLLAYVVTLILFPKAKPYFKNIIDSEYVLDIALGITIFVLVVFIILIANKAISKTVKFVGLGRLDSLFGLFFGFIRSYVICICLFSVIDIVYNYSKWPINTDKSYTFPYIEKGSNYLLKEFPNEKNYQDSKEKIEEL; this is encoded by the coding sequence ATGCTTGAAGCTTTAAAAGATTTTTATCAGGTAGTTTCTTTAATAGACCTAATATTTATAATCATTACAATTTTTTCAGTTATCAAGTGTTATAGTAAAGGTTTTGTTTTAAGTTTATTGTCAGCTTCAAAGTGGTTGTTGGCATATGTTGTAACTTTAATTCTTTTTCCAAAAGCTAAGCCTTATTTTAAAAATATAATTGATAGTGAATATGTCTTAGATATTGCACTCGGTATAACTATTTTTGTTTTAGTGGTCTTTATTATTCTAATTGCAAACAAGGCTATTAGTAAAACAGTAAAATTTGTGGGATTAGGAAGGCTCGATTCCTTATTTGGCTTATTTTTTGGATTTATTCGAAGTTATGTTATCTGTATTTGTTTATTTTCAGTTATAGATATTGTGTATAATTATAGTAAATGGCCAATTAATACTGATAAATCATACACCTTTCCATACATAGAAAAAGGTAGTAATTATTTATTGAAAGAGTTTCCAAATGAAAAAAACTATCAAGATTCTAAAGAAAAAATTGAAGAACTATAA
- the purF gene encoding amidophosphoribosyltransferase: MKKTIKILKKKLKNYNPKLKEECGVFGISNSNDAAALTALGLHALQHRGQEGCGIVSFDGKKYHSEKRFGLVGDNFNKEKVLKNLLGKYAIGHNRYSTTGENTLRNIQPFFADTNAGGIGVAHNGNLTNSVTLRNKLVEDGAIFYTTSDTETIVQLIAKSKRNKTVDKVIDAIFQIQGGYALVMLTQNTLIGVRDPHGIRPLIIGKIKDSYVLASETCALDIIGAKYVRDVENGEIVLIENNELKSFKPFPARKVRPCVFEYIYFARPDSLLDGKSAYEHRKNLGIELAKENKIDADIIVPVPDSGNAAALGFAQHLKINFELGLIRNHYVGRTFIEPSQKIRSLGVKLKLNANQSTIKDKRIILIDDSLVRGTTSHKIVKMLYDAGAKEVHVKIACPEIRYPDFYGVDTPTKKELLAANKTNEEICEYIGAKSLDFLSLEGLYRAIGFEKRNDMYPQLTDHYFTGEYPVKPIDELGDDKITQLSLLSTASNN; the protein is encoded by the coding sequence ATGAAAAAAACTATCAAGATTCTAAAGAAAAAATTGAAGAACTATAATCCAAAACTTAAAGAGGAATGCGGTGTATTTGGTATAAGCAATAGTAATGATGCTGCTGCCCTAACTGCTTTAGGTCTCCATGCACTTCAGCATAGAGGTCAGGAAGGATGTGGGATTGTATCATTTGATGGGAAAAAATATCATTCAGAAAAAAGATTTGGTCTGGTTGGAGATAATTTTAACAAAGAAAAAGTATTGAAAAATTTACTTGGGAAATATGCTATTGGTCATAACAGATATAGTACTACTGGTGAAAATACCTTAAGAAATATCCAGCCTTTCTTTGCAGATACTAACGCAGGTGGTATTGGTGTTGCACATAATGGAAATTTGACTAACTCTGTTACACTTAGAAATAAGTTAGTTGAAGATGGAGCAATTTTTTACACAACGTCAGATACTGAAACAATTGTTCAATTGATAGCAAAATCAAAAAGAAACAAAACTGTTGATAAGGTTATTGATGCTATATTTCAAATTCAAGGTGGCTACGCATTGGTTATGCTTACACAAAACACGTTAATAGGTGTTAGGGACCCACATGGAATACGGCCTTTAATTATTGGTAAAATAAAAGATAGTTACGTCTTAGCATCCGAAACATGTGCGCTAGATATTATAGGAGCAAAGTACGTAAGAGATGTAGAAAATGGTGAAATTGTTTTAATTGAAAACAATGAGTTAAAAAGTTTTAAACCCTTCCCTGCAAGAAAAGTTAGGCCTTGTGTTTTTGAATATATTTATTTTGCAAGACCAGATAGTTTATTAGATGGAAAATCAGCTTATGAGCATAGAAAAAACCTAGGTATAGAGCTTGCTAAAGAAAATAAGATTGATGCAGATATAATAGTTCCTGTACCGGACTCAGGGAATGCGGCAGCACTTGGATTTGCTCAGCACTTAAAAATTAATTTTGAATTAGGTTTAATTAGAAATCATTATGTTGGAAGAACGTTTATAGAACCCAGTCAAAAGATTAGAAGTTTGGGGGTTAAATTAAAATTAAATGCTAATCAATCTACAATTAAAGATAAAAGAATTATTTTGATAGATGACTCGCTTGTAAGAGGAACAACTTCACATAAAATTGTTAAAATGCTTTATGACGCTGGTGCAAAAGAGGTCCATGTTAAAATTGCCTGTCCAGAAATTAGATATCCTGACTTTTATGGAGTGGATACACCAACTAAAAAAGAGCTTCTTGCGGCAAACAAAACAAATGAAGAAATTTGTGAATATATAGGTGCCAAATCTTTGGATTTTTTATCACTTGAGGGTTTGTATAGAGCAATAGGATTTGAAAAACGTAATGACATGTATCCACAATTAACAGATCATTATTTTACAGGTGAATACCCAGTTAAACCTATAGACGAGCTGGGTGATGATAAAATTACTCAATTATCATTGTTAAGCACTGCTTCGAATAACTAA
- a CDS encoding glutamate--cysteine ligase, with the protein MITHKEHIIKYFESGIKDIKDFKIGIEHEKFLFDEKTNKRVDYSTVLKMFSLLSEFGWKPIMEKENIIGLQKQGKSITLEPGNQIELSGDKLNNIHEACAESHDYLFELQQVTKKLNLKIVSAGFDPISSLSGVPNNPKQRYQVMTKDMPNGGALSLDMMYRTCGTQLNLDYDSEKDFIKKFKIINSIVPISIALFANSSIVEKKNSGYSSYRSKVWQETSRGGLPEVFFDNMDFEKYADFSINFPLLFIQNEKEYLSGSNYSFSDFMNGKINEINNRLPTEGDLTTHLSTIFTENRLKKYIELRSMDTCGWDCLCSGPAFNTGILYGNLDEAYELISKWDKNKIINAYLEAPKKGFNTELMGKDLLHWSSLLLGISRKGLLNRDILNKSNDNEAKFLNHLDKLIDNKTTNADHMMDKFSKNENLNDLYDK; encoded by the coding sequence ATGATCACTCACAAAGAGCACATAATCAAATATTTTGAATCTGGAATTAAAGATATTAAAGATTTTAAAATTGGTATTGAACATGAAAAATTTTTGTTTGATGAAAAAACAAACAAAAGAGTAGACTACTCTACTGTCCTTAAAATGTTTTCACTACTAAGTGAGTTTGGATGGAAGCCAATAATGGAAAAAGAAAATATTATTGGGTTGCAAAAACAAGGAAAAAGCATCACCCTAGAACCTGGAAATCAAATTGAATTATCAGGAGATAAATTAAACAATATTCATGAGGCTTGTGCCGAATCTCATGATTACTTATTTGAATTACAACAAGTAACTAAAAAATTGAATTTAAAAATTGTTAGTGCTGGTTTTGATCCTATTTCAAGCCTTAGTGGAGTTCCTAATAATCCAAAACAAAGATATCAAGTAATGACTAAAGATATGCCTAATGGTGGTGCTTTAAGCTTAGACATGATGTATAGGACTTGTGGTACACAACTTAATTTAGATTACGATTCTGAAAAAGATTTTATTAAAAAATTTAAAATAATAAATTCTATAGTTCCTATATCTATTGCACTATTTGCAAATTCTTCAATTGTTGAAAAGAAAAATAGTGGTTACAGCTCTTATCGATCTAAAGTTTGGCAAGAAACATCAAGAGGGGGTTTACCTGAAGTTTTTTTTGATAATATGGATTTTGAAAAATATGCAGATTTTTCAATAAACTTTCCTTTATTATTTATTCAAAACGAAAAAGAATATTTATCAGGAAGCAATTATTCATTTTCGGATTTCATGAATGGAAAAATTAATGAAATTAATAACCGACTTCCAACTGAAGGCGATTTAACCACTCACCTAAGTACAATTTTTACAGAAAATAGACTTAAGAAATATATAGAATTAAGATCTATGGACACTTGTGGTTGGGACTGCTTGTGTTCTGGGCCTGCTTTTAACACTGGAATTTTATATGGTAACTTAGATGAGGCTTACGAATTAATCTCTAAGTGGGATAAAAATAAAATAATTAATGCGTACCTAGAAGCACCTAAAAAAGGTTTTAATACTGAGTTGATGGGAAAAGATCTATTACATTGGTCATCATTGCTGCTAGGTATTTCAAGAAAAGGATTATTAAACAGAGATATTTTGAATAAATCTAATGATAATGAGGCTAAATTTTTAAATCACCTTGATAAACTGATTGATAATAAGACAACAAACGCAGATCATATGATGGATAAATTTTCTAAGAATGAAAATTTAAACGATTTATATGACAAATAA
- the gshB gene encoding glutathione synthase → MTNKIVAIQGDHPSKLKPLTDTSIFLAIEAQRLKYKIFYYEPKDLSIINDKVVANGYYVEFSYSNKRFFKKLNQQKLELTKCKYILIRQDPPFNLEYISTTYILDKIKDKVKVINNPTSIRNISEKLYSTSFQKYMPTTIFTKDMNEINKFFSKNKKMIIKPIHSFSGNDIHLFQNKIDTKLIKNFIKKHGHIMCQKFLPKIKFGDKRVFIINGKVCGAISRVPKKGSFLSNMSKGAIPVSVKLTKIENEISNIIGKSLKKNDIYFSGIDFIDQKLNGDINVTSPTGLKSFYDLTSINLAKIFWKGLKA, encoded by the coding sequence ATGACAAATAAGATAGTTGCAATTCAAGGTGATCATCCTTCAAAACTAAAACCCCTAACTGATACTAGTATATTTCTAGCCATTGAGGCACAAAGATTAAAATACAAAATTTTTTATTATGAGCCAAAAGACCTTTCAATAATCAACGATAAGGTTGTAGCTAATGGATATTACGTAGAATTTAGTTATTCAAATAAACGTTTTTTTAAAAAATTAAATCAGCAGAAACTAGAACTGACTAAATGTAAATATATTTTGATACGTCAAGATCCTCCTTTTAATTTAGAATACATTTCAACTACTTACATTTTAGATAAAATAAAAGATAAAGTTAAAGTTATTAATAATCCAACATCTATTAGAAATATTTCTGAAAAACTATACTCAACATCATTTCAAAAATATATGCCCACTACCATTTTTACAAAAGACATGAATGAAATTAATAAATTTTTTTCTAAAAATAAAAAAATGATTATTAAACCTATTCATAGCTTTAGTGGAAATGATATTCATTTATTTCAAAATAAGATAGATACTAAATTAATTAAAAATTTCATAAAAAAGCATGGACATATTATGTGTCAAAAATTTTTACCTAAAATTAAGTTTGGAGATAAAAGAGTTTTTATAATTAATGGCAAAGTTTGTGGTGCCATCTCTAGAGTTCCAAAAAAAGGATCTTTTTTAAGTAACATGAGTAAAGGGGCCATACCTGTCTCAGTTAAATTAACAAAAATAGAAAACGAAATTTCAAATATAATTGGTAAAAGTCTTAAAAAAAACGACATCTACTTTTCTGGTATTGATTTTATTGACCAAAAATTAAATGGAGATATTAATGTTACATCTCCTACTGGATTAAAATCTTTTTATGATCTTACAAGTATTAATCTTGCAAAAATATTTTGGAAAGGATTAAAAGCTTGA
- a CDS encoding DMT family transporter gives MNNLTEQQKGSLLAFVAVMFITPDSLFIRLSNVDTWGLVFYRGLIPFITVFLGMLLIYKLNFFKMLFSSGYHGLLYIGTFSVTNITFVVSIQNTNVANTLVMIAMAPMLSAVLGAIFLKELPDRKTWITIFVTFTAAIYIFYDSLQLGNFYGDILGLITALGLAVGAVTIRSAKDKNLIPAAVVGKLIVAMFALLFIESFALVDNDLIIVPLMCIMCVAIPFVLVTIAPRFIPAAEVNLFFLLETIIGPIWVWLIIKEQPSLETIQGGTVIITAIAIHSFIKLKNS, from the coding sequence TTGAACAATTTAACTGAGCAACAAAAAGGTTCTTTACTCGCATTTGTTGCAGTAATGTTTATTACGCCTGACAGTTTATTTATTAGACTTTCTAATGTTGATACTTGGGGGCTTGTTTTTTATCGAGGTCTTATTCCTTTCATCACTGTATTTTTAGGAATGTTATTAATTTATAAATTAAATTTCTTTAAAATGCTTTTTTCAAGTGGTTATCATGGCTTACTTTATATTGGTACTTTTTCTGTAACTAATATTACATTTGTTGTTTCGATACAAAATACCAATGTTGCAAACACATTAGTTATGATTGCAATGGCTCCTATGTTATCTGCGGTACTTGGTGCAATATTTTTAAAAGAATTACCAGATAGAAAAACATGGATTACAATATTTGTAACTTTTACAGCAGCTATTTATATATTCTACGATTCATTACAGCTGGGTAACTTTTATGGAGATATATTAGGCTTAATAACTGCTTTAGGTTTAGCTGTTGGTGCAGTTACTATTAGATCTGCTAAGGATAAAAATCTAATTCCTGCAGCTGTTGTTGGAAAGCTAATTGTGGCTATGTTTGCACTTCTGTTTATTGAGAGTTTTGCACTAGTGGATAATGACCTAATCATTGTTCCTTTAATGTGTATTATGTGTGTTGCTATACCTTTTGTGCTTGTCACCATAGCTCCAAGGTTCATACCTGCAGCTGAAGTTAACTTATTTTTTTTATTAGAGACTATAATTGGTCCCATCTGGGTATGGTTGATTATTAAGGAGCAACCTAGTCTTGAAACTATACAGGGTGGTACTGTTATCATCACAGCCATTGCAATCCACTCATTTATTAAATTAAAGAATTCTTAA